One part of the Ovis canadensis isolate MfBH-ARS-UI-01 breed Bighorn chromosome 8, ARS-UI_OviCan_v2, whole genome shotgun sequence genome encodes these proteins:
- the TPBG gene encoding trophoblast glycoprotein isoform X1 has protein sequence MQNEEPPKDPRERGRKRDSLTFSGTFLVNFHQEEARGLDPPSPPSLHPPTERSSGSPRSPGPPHLPSPPPGLVFPSCGGWARGWGARRIGACSAERASRCDSGETGSYLECGGRAADPAGGANKRGGRCHPGAAAAKRAGGGARSRASRPAVRTFWREGAGDSAPGGGRPVARGLAKFRRRRWRRPSSAPTRGKFSPEASGRPAPFGAPSPEPSERAASQPGSGDTRAAMPGGCSRGPAAGDGRLRLARLALVLLGWVSSTSLPSSASSSTSSASLPAPAASGQPALPGRCPAPCECSEAARTVKCVNRNLTEVPADLPPYVRNLFLTGNQLAVLPAGAFARRPPLADLAALNLSGNRLKEVDAGAFEHLPGLRQLDLSHNPLADLSPFAFSGSNASVVAPSPLAELILNRLELPAAERQNLSLEGMVAAALRAGHALRGLRRLELASNQLLYLPRDVLAHLPGLRHLDLRNNSLVGLTHVSFRNLTHLESLHLEDNALKVLRNGTLAELQSLPHVRVFLDDNPWVCDCHMVDMVAWLKETEVVQGKGRLTCAFPEKMRHRVLLELNSSDLDCDPILPPSLQTSYVFLGIVLALIGAIFLLVLYLNRKGIKKWMHNIRDACRDHMEGYHYRYEINADPRLTNLSSNSDV, from the exons ATGCAAAATGAGGAACCACCAAAGGATCCCAGGGAAAGGGGGAGAAAAAGGGATTCCCTCACCTTTTCCGGCACATTCCTTGTCAATTTCCACCAGGAGGAGGCGCGCGGTCTAGATCCCCCCTCGCCTCCTTCCTTACATCCCCCTACCGAGCGCAGCTCAGGCTCGCCGCGCAGCCCTGGCCCTCCgcacctcccctccccgcccccagggtTGGTTTTTCCCAGCTGCGGAGGttgggccaggggctggggtgcgAGGAGAATCGGCGCCTGCAGCGCTGAACGGGCAAGTCGCTGCGACTCTGGTGAGACTGGGAGTTATCTCGAGTGCGGAG GTCGCGCAGCGGATCCTGCGGGAGGCGCCAACAAAAGAGGCGGGAGGTGCCACCCGGGGGCGGCGGCCGCAAAGAGAGCGGGAGGAGGAGCGCGGAGCCGAGCGTCCCGACCCGCCGTGCGTACCTTCTGGAGGGAAGGGGCGGGGGACTCGGCCCCGGGAGGGGGACGCCCGGTGGCCAGGGGGTTGGCCAAGTTCCGGCGGCGGCGTTGGCGGCGGCCCTCCTCCGCTCCCACGAGAGGAAAGTTTTCTCCAGAAGCTTCCGGCCGGCCCGCGCCCTTCGGAGCCCCGTCTCCCGAACCTTCGGAGCGGGCGGCGTCCCAGCCCGGCTCCGGGGACACCCGAGCCGCGATGCCTGGGGGGTGCTCCCGGGGCCCCGCCGCCGGGGACGGGCGGCTGCGGCTGGCGCGGCTGGCGCTGGTCCTCCTGGGCTGGGTCTCCTCGACCTCCCTCCCCTCGTCGGcgtcctcctccacctcctcggCGTCGCTCCCGGCGCCCGCGGCGTCCGGGCAGCCCGCGCTGCCGGGCCGATGCCCAGCGCCGTGTGAGTGCTCCGAGGCCGCGCGCACCGTCAAGTGCGTGAACCGCAACCTGACCGAGGTGCCGGCCGACCTGCCCCCCTACGTGCGCAACCTCTTCCTCACGGGCAACCAACTGGCAGTGCTGCCCGCCGGCGCCTTCGCCCGCCGGCCGCCGCTGGCGGACCTGGCCGCGCTCAACCTCAGCGGCAACCGCCTGAAGGAGGTGGACGCCGGCGCCTTCGAGCACCTGCCCGGCCTGCGCCAGCTTGACCTCAGCCACAACCCGCTGGCCGACCTCAGCCCCTTCGCCTTCTCGGGCAGCAACGCCAGCGTCGTGGCCCCCAGCCCCCTGGCGGAGCTCATCTTGAACCGCCTCGAGCTCCCCGCGGCCGAGCGGCAGAACCTGAGCCTGGAGGGGATGGTGGCGGCGGCCCTGCGAGCTGGCCACGCGCTGCGGGGGCTCCGCCGCCTGGAGCTGGCCAGCAACCAGCTCCTCTACCTGCCCCGCGACGTCCTGGCCCATCTGCCCGGTCTCCGGCACCTGGACCTGCGCAACAACTCTCTGGTGGGCCTGACCCACGTGTCCTTCCGGAACCTGACGCACCTCGAAAGCCTGCACCTGGAGGACAACGCCCTCAAGGTCCTGCGCAACGGCACCCTGGCCGAGCTGCAAAGCCTGCCCCACGTCCGGGTCTTCCTGGACGACAATCCCTGGGTCTGTGACTGCCACATGGTGGACATGGTGGCCTGGCTCAAGGAgaccgaggtagtgcagggcaaaggCAGGCTCACCTGTGCGTTCCCGGAGAAAATGAGGCATCGAGTCCTCTTGGAACTCAACAGCTCCGACCTGGACTGTGACCCTATCCTCCCGCCATCCCTGCAGACGTCCTATGTGTTCCTGGGTATTGTTTTAGCCCTGATAGGCGCCATCTTCCTCCTGGTTCTGTATTTGAACCGTAAAGGGATAAAGAAGTGGATGCATAACATCAGAGATGCCTGTAGGGATCACATGGAAGGGTATCATTACAGATACGAAATCAATGCGGACCCCAGGTTAACAAACCTCAGCTCGAATTCGGATGTCTGA
- the TPBG gene encoding trophoblast glycoprotein isoform X2, which yields MPGGCSRGPAAGDGRLRLARLALVLLGWVSSTSLPSSASSSTSSASLPAPAASGQPALPGRCPAPCECSEAARTVKCVNRNLTEVPADLPPYVRNLFLTGNQLAVLPAGAFARRPPLADLAALNLSGNRLKEVDAGAFEHLPGLRQLDLSHNPLADLSPFAFSGSNASVVAPSPLAELILNRLELPAAERQNLSLEGMVAAALRAGHALRGLRRLELASNQLLYLPRDVLAHLPGLRHLDLRNNSLVGLTHVSFRNLTHLESLHLEDNALKVLRNGTLAELQSLPHVRVFLDDNPWVCDCHMVDMVAWLKETEVVQGKGRLTCAFPEKMRHRVLLELNSSDLDCDPILPPSLQTSYVFLGIVLALIGAIFLLVLYLNRKGIKKWMHNIRDACRDHMEGYHYRYEINADPRLTNLSSNSDV from the coding sequence ATGCCTGGGGGGTGCTCCCGGGGCCCCGCCGCCGGGGACGGGCGGCTGCGGCTGGCGCGGCTGGCGCTGGTCCTCCTGGGCTGGGTCTCCTCGACCTCCCTCCCCTCGTCGGcgtcctcctccacctcctcggCGTCGCTCCCGGCGCCCGCGGCGTCCGGGCAGCCCGCGCTGCCGGGCCGATGCCCAGCGCCGTGTGAGTGCTCCGAGGCCGCGCGCACCGTCAAGTGCGTGAACCGCAACCTGACCGAGGTGCCGGCCGACCTGCCCCCCTACGTGCGCAACCTCTTCCTCACGGGCAACCAACTGGCAGTGCTGCCCGCCGGCGCCTTCGCCCGCCGGCCGCCGCTGGCGGACCTGGCCGCGCTCAACCTCAGCGGCAACCGCCTGAAGGAGGTGGACGCCGGCGCCTTCGAGCACCTGCCCGGCCTGCGCCAGCTTGACCTCAGCCACAACCCGCTGGCCGACCTCAGCCCCTTCGCCTTCTCGGGCAGCAACGCCAGCGTCGTGGCCCCCAGCCCCCTGGCGGAGCTCATCTTGAACCGCCTCGAGCTCCCCGCGGCCGAGCGGCAGAACCTGAGCCTGGAGGGGATGGTGGCGGCGGCCCTGCGAGCTGGCCACGCGCTGCGGGGGCTCCGCCGCCTGGAGCTGGCCAGCAACCAGCTCCTCTACCTGCCCCGCGACGTCCTGGCCCATCTGCCCGGTCTCCGGCACCTGGACCTGCGCAACAACTCTCTGGTGGGCCTGACCCACGTGTCCTTCCGGAACCTGACGCACCTCGAAAGCCTGCACCTGGAGGACAACGCCCTCAAGGTCCTGCGCAACGGCACCCTGGCCGAGCTGCAAAGCCTGCCCCACGTCCGGGTCTTCCTGGACGACAATCCCTGGGTCTGTGACTGCCACATGGTGGACATGGTGGCCTGGCTCAAGGAgaccgaggtagtgcagggcaaaggCAGGCTCACCTGTGCGTTCCCGGAGAAAATGAGGCATCGAGTCCTCTTGGAACTCAACAGCTCCGACCTGGACTGTGACCCTATCCTCCCGCCATCCCTGCAGACGTCCTATGTGTTCCTGGGTATTGTTTTAGCCCTGATAGGCGCCATCTTCCTCCTGGTTCTGTATTTGAACCGTAAAGGGATAAAGAAGTGGATGCATAACATCAGAGATGCCTGTAGGGATCACATGGAAGGGTATCATTACAGATACGAAATCAATGCGGACCCCAGGTTAACAAACCTCAGCTCGAATTCGGATGTCTGA